The following are from one region of the Leptospira harrisiae genome:
- the gyrA gene encoding DNA gyrase subunit A, producing the protein MTEQNGQENESNKTLALNLSGRPDVAGALKAGVRVIPVEIEDQMKEAYLDYAMSVIVGRALPDVRDGLKPVHRRVLHAMNERAWRSDRPYVKSAKIVGEVIGNYHPHGDSPVYETMVRMAQTFSMRETLIDGQGNFGSVDGDNAAAYRYTEARLTKLAEELLKDIEKNTVSFSPNFDDTRQQPDVLPANFPNILVNGSTGIAVGMATNIPPHNLKEAVNAVIALIQNPDITLPELMKIIPGPDFPTGGTIIGGEGLYQAYATGKGSIRIRSKVDIIENNKGREIIVVNEIPYQVNKKNLLEKIGDLVNEKIIEGISEILDLSDRKGIRVEIHVKKDANAQVILNQLFKLTQLQVSYGITMLAILDNRPKIFSLKEILKAYANHRNEVVIKRTEFDLDKAQKRAHILEGLRIALDNIDEVIRIIRASKDAREAQGSLMSTFVLSEIQADAILEMRLQRLTSLEVQKIIEELEQIRLLIADLEDILAKPERVKSIICDELGKVAQSFGNTRATEISLESLESSTFNAEDLIADEEVVVQLSEDMFIKRLPMDTFRRQKRGGKGVQGISTKREDFVKKLSSAMTHDNLMLFSNKGRAFLMKVYELPIATKEARGKSLKAVINLNDDEIITSLFTFRNFDESYLLMVTREGFVKKIQLDEFTNTKKSGIIAIGLRDGDELIDVIANPSNYDVFIGSKNGLAIRMNLNELRSQGRTASGVTAMKLEDDDAIAGITKVEPGTNLFCVSENGFGKRTDFEEFSTKGRGGKGMTYLKIGEKNGRAVGIASVKEEDELLVITQSGMAIRVEVKTISMVGRSAMGVKVVNTKDEDFVKDFAVVRDSESESE; encoded by the coding sequence ATGACCGAACAAAACGGCCAAGAAAACGAATCAAACAAAACCTTAGCACTGAATCTTTCCGGTAGACCAGACGTAGCCGGTGCTCTCAAAGCAGGTGTAAGAGTCATTCCGGTAGAAATCGAAGACCAAATGAAGGAAGCTTACCTTGATTATGCGATGAGTGTCATCGTAGGTCGAGCATTACCTGATGTCAGAGATGGATTAAAACCAGTTCATAGACGTGTTCTCCATGCGATGAATGAAAGAGCTTGGAGATCGGATCGTCCTTATGTAAAATCAGCAAAAATTGTTGGGGAAGTGATTGGTAACTACCACCCTCATGGTGACTCACCTGTTTATGAAACCATGGTTCGTATGGCCCAAACTTTCTCCATGCGAGAAACACTGATTGATGGACAAGGAAACTTTGGATCTGTCGACGGTGACAATGCGGCGGCATATCGTTATACAGAAGCTCGCCTTACAAAACTTGCCGAAGAACTTCTCAAAGACATTGAAAAAAATACTGTCAGTTTTTCACCAAACTTTGATGATACGAGACAACAACCAGATGTTTTACCTGCTAATTTTCCAAATATTTTAGTCAATGGTTCCACAGGGATTGCTGTGGGTATGGCGACGAATATCCCACCGCATAACTTAAAAGAAGCGGTGAACGCTGTCATTGCTCTCATTCAAAATCCTGATATCACACTTCCGGAACTAATGAAAATCATTCCAGGACCGGATTTCCCTACAGGGGGAACCATCATTGGGGGAGAAGGTCTTTACCAAGCCTATGCGACAGGAAAAGGATCCATTCGCATTCGTTCCAAAGTGGATATCATCGAAAACAACAAAGGTCGTGAGATCATTGTTGTGAATGAAATTCCTTACCAAGTTAACAAAAAGAACTTACTCGAAAAAATCGGGGATTTGGTAAATGAAAAGATCATTGAAGGGATCTCTGAAATTTTAGATCTTTCGGATAGAAAAGGGATTCGAGTAGAGATTCACGTTAAAAAAGATGCGAACGCTCAGGTAATTCTAAACCAGTTATTCAAACTGACACAACTACAAGTGAGTTATGGAATTACCATGCTTGCGATTTTAGACAACCGTCCTAAAATTTTCTCTCTTAAAGAAATTCTAAAAGCTTATGCCAATCACAGAAACGAAGTTGTAATCAAACGAACTGAATTTGATTTAGATAAAGCACAGAAAAGAGCTCATATCTTAGAAGGATTACGCATTGCACTTGATAATATCGATGAGGTGATTCGTATCATCCGTGCTTCGAAAGATGCAAGAGAAGCCCAAGGTTCGTTGATGTCAACGTTTGTCCTCTCCGAGATACAAGCGGATGCCATTTTGGAAATGCGTTTGCAACGTTTAACTTCACTGGAAGTACAAAAGATCATTGAAGAATTAGAACAAATTAGACTTCTCATTGCTGACCTAGAAGACATTCTAGCCAAACCAGAAAGGGTTAAATCAATCATCTGTGATGAACTTGGAAAGGTTGCCCAATCTTTTGGAAACACTCGAGCTACAGAAATCAGTCTTGAATCTTTAGAATCCTCAACATTCAACGCAGAAGATTTGATTGCTGATGAAGAAGTAGTAGTTCAGTTATCAGAAGATATGTTTATCAAACGTCTTCCTATGGATACCTTCCGACGCCAAAAACGTGGGGGAAAAGGTGTTCAAGGGATCTCGACAAAAAGAGAAGATTTTGTTAAAAAATTAAGTAGTGCAATGACTCATGATAACTTAATGCTTTTCTCCAATAAAGGAAGAGCCTTCCTTATGAAAGTATATGAGTTACCGATTGCTACCAAAGAAGCACGTGGTAAGTCACTCAAAGCAGTCATTAACTTAAATGATGATGAAATCATTACTTCCTTGTTTACTTTCCGAAACTTCGATGAGTCGTATCTTCTAATGGTGACAAGAGAAGGTTTTGTGAAAAAAATCCAATTGGATGAATTCACAAATACTAAAAAATCGGGAATCATTGCCATTGGTCTTCGTGATGGAGACGAACTCATTGATGTAATTGCCAATCCAAGTAACTACGATGTGTTTATTGGTAGTAAAAATGGACTTGCGATTCGAATGAATTTGAACGAACTTCGCTCGCAAGGCAGAACGGCTTCCGGTGTCACTGCAATGAAGTTGGAAGATGACGATGCCATTGCAGGGATTACAAAAGTAGAACCAGGAACTAACTTATTCTGTGTATCCGAAAACGGATTTGGAAAACGAACTGATTTTGAAGAGTTTTCAACCAAAGGTCGGGGTGGGAAAGGAATGACCTACTTAAAGATTGGTGAAAAAAATGGTCGGGCTGTGGGAATTGCTTCTGTAAAAGAAGAAGATGAACTTCTCGTCATCACTCAATCAGGTATGGCAATACGTGTTGAAGTCAAAACCATTTCGATGGTGGGTCGCTCTGCCATGGGAGTCAAAGTAGTAAATACCAAAGATGAAGACTTCGTAAAAGACTTTGCAGTCGTTAGAGATTCAGAATCCGAGTCGGAATAA
- a CDS encoding tRNA dihydrouridine synthase, giving the protein MITIGGVTIKGDVVLSPMAGISDSPYRQITRRYGSAFTYTEFVSTEQLLMGNTKSLDMFRYLETERPIFFQIFGSDLETVVNASEIAASKKPDVIDLNMGCSVAKVSHHGSGAGLLRNVRLAGAMIEGIRKKTGLPVTAKIRLGWDSHSLNYLETVKVLEGSGVSAISVHGRTKAMAYTGFADWNAIGEIKSKANVPIFGNGDVVSFSEAMLKKKKYGVDLVLIGRKAIGNPWIFSERSKEEVGWFEIKEVILEHLNLMLNFYPSEDDYALILFRKHFIRYIENTGFPEETKRELLASTNVNQFIDKLESVKMDPKFLETSEIINENINCETFVSLA; this is encoded by the coding sequence ATGATTACCATCGGGGGAGTGACAATCAAAGGCGATGTTGTTCTTTCTCCGATGGCTGGTATTTCTGACAGTCCCTACAGACAAATAACAAGACGATATGGTTCGGCTTTTACTTATACTGAGTTTGTATCCACAGAACAATTATTAATGGGAAATACAAAGTCATTGGATATGTTTCGTTATTTAGAAACGGAACGACCAATATTTTTTCAAATTTTTGGTTCGGATTTAGAAACGGTTGTGAATGCCTCAGAAATTGCTGCTTCGAAAAAACCGGACGTCATAGATTTGAATATGGGATGTTCTGTTGCTAAAGTTTCTCATCACGGCTCAGGTGCCGGGCTTTTAAGAAATGTTCGGCTGGCAGGAGCAATGATAGAAGGGATTCGTAAAAAAACTGGGCTTCCTGTGACAGCAAAGATTCGTCTCGGTTGGGATTCTCATTCTTTAAATTATTTAGAAACAGTCAAAGTATTAGAGGGTTCGGGAGTATCTGCCATTTCTGTTCATGGAAGAACGAAAGCCATGGCTTATACAGGTTTTGCCGATTGGAATGCGATAGGTGAAATCAAATCCAAAGCAAATGTTCCCATTTTTGGAAATGGAGATGTGGTCAGTTTTTCAGAAGCCATGTTGAAGAAAAAAAAATATGGAGTGGATCTTGTTCTCATTGGTCGCAAGGCCATTGGAAATCCATGGATTTTTTCCGAAAGGTCGAAGGAAGAAGTAGGCTGGTTCGAGATTAAAGAAGTTATTTTGGAACATTTGAACTTAATGTTAAATTTTTATCCGTCTGAAGATGATTATGCTTTGATCCTTTTTAGAAAACATTTTATACGTTACATAGAAAATACTGGTTTCCCTGAGGAAACAAAAAGAGAACTTTTAGCAAGCACAAATGTGAATCAATTTATAGATAAATTGGAATCCGTAAAAATGGATCCTAAGTTTTTGGAAACAAGCGAAATAATAAACGAGAATATCAACTGTGAAACGTTTGTTAGTCTCGCATAA
- a CDS encoding PilZ domain-containing protein, which yields MADSKQSIFSDSYSKYGGAKQKRKDARVKLDVPCTVELIKSKNSSVTGHLSDLGTGGLAFQTTAIFYEGDQVKIQFSLHQNPLEIIGTVHRTAGKTTSVIFQPLSAAEHKVVQEFIHKHYFDPKLKK from the coding sequence ATGGCAGATTCAAAGCAGTCAATATTTTCAGATAGTTATAGTAAATATGGTGGAGCAAAACAAAAACGTAAAGATGCAAGGGTAAAGTTAGACGTTCCATGTACTGTAGAACTTATAAAATCGAAAAATTCAAGTGTGACTGGACATCTTTCTGATTTAGGGACGGGGGGACTTGCTTTTCAAACAACTGCTATCTTTTATGAAGGGGACCAGGTTAAGATCCAATTTTCTCTTCATCAAAATCCATTAGAGATCATTGGAACGGTTCATCGTACTGCTGGAAAAACTACTTCAGTGATTTTCCAACCTTTATCCGCAGCCGAACACAAAGTGGTTCAGGAATTCATCCACAAACATTACTTCGATCCAAAACTTAAAAAATAA
- a CDS encoding lipoprotein LipL21, producing the protein MKKSLIVCASLIAFVVSCGSNDGGRRDATTVGKNGWIFEGWACAPDAAAAKRGESPAEYCKGKEKEYDYLYMKFSARASDKAIKANSVAMKQSTCREAARLQVAGDGLKKILGEYLEQASGVSDGQSTGSVIVSESKGIIKGVGVYDCCSLNNETGICANVGEPETWEECQCVGYLRYAGGQKALEAKATAAQ; encoded by the coding sequence ATGAAGAAATCGCTTATCGTATGTGCCTCTCTAATCGCATTTGTTGTATCTTGCGGATCCAATGATGGAGGCAGAAGAGACGCTACGACCGTAGGTAAAAATGGTTGGATTTTTGAAGGTTGGGCTTGTGCGCCTGACGCCGCTGCTGCAAAACGTGGTGAAAGCCCTGCTGAGTATTGCAAAGGAAAAGAGAAAGAATACGATTATCTTTACATGAAATTTTCTGCACGTGCTTCTGACAAAGCTATTAAAGCAAACTCCGTTGCAATGAAACAATCCACTTGCCGTGAAGCAGCTCGTCTTCAAGTTGCTGGTGATGGTTTGAAAAAAATCTTAGGTGAATACTTAGAACAAGCATCTGGTGTATCTGATGGACAATCTACTGGTTCAGTAATTGTTTCCGAATCAAAAGGTATCATCAAAGGTGTTGGGGTTTATGACTGCTGCTCACTTAACAATGAAACAGGAATTTGCGCAAATGTTGGCGAACCTGAAACTTGGGAAGAATGTCAGTGTGTTGGATACTTGCGTTATGCAGGTGGACAAAAAGCTCTTGAAGCAAAGGCAACTGCAGCTCAGTAA
- a CDS encoding LIC10012 family protein — MSRRSFHSFYTLTLVFIAFLPQIISGKEISILPAYISGEVPPVLGTRREAGFELSRLSRHYLKRNFFTEITDPKLVENYLNESEWNEESELKDQDLFSFCNEWESHFVVQDQIDFGNPILVKTVIFNCKNQTRQTIQSKLISNFVLAYEKHNDKSFRFLPPRFYEKKNKITPNYEIGLFIDIHSSYAYYKKDVLKSLSSMYDQDGLYLGVTLVKKDKIVTIPPTKEHIEIKKLMEETGWQGNNQAESILSALQGLKSKVSSGKKESRKLFLLLSSAVKDKSGSIIMALNDLRHMEIEPVLLIPNHSELSTIRELQRIGKASNSRVVGITEYQKIGTSEGYEYLYLNQFNVYSSVEELPMPFNWNQNQIKKYDASLVRAAVDVITPYNLYLAYEKISDKRVLEKEEIKTDLEYILRTESNSDQTEKDRFQTVLVESKGEAIWIQLPYDVVVTKGKEYLIQTTFVLDPLSTWGVKNAPAETNLYKINTTYPKTLLVKPSQAKKFLDTNKIREFNGYLQGTVSVIKKK, encoded by the coding sequence ATGTCTCGCCGTTCTTTTCACAGTTTCTACACACTAACCCTCGTTTTTATTGCGTTCTTACCACAAATTATTTCTGGGAAAGAAATTTCCATTCTTCCTGCCTATATCTCTGGTGAAGTACCGCCAGTTCTTGGGACACGACGCGAGGCGGGTTTTGAATTGTCCCGCCTATCCCGACACTATTTAAAAAGAAATTTTTTTACTGAAATAACAGATCCGAAACTTGTAGAAAATTATCTAAACGAATCAGAATGGAACGAAGAAAGCGAATTAAAAGACCAAGATCTTTTTTCTTTTTGTAACGAATGGGAATCACATTTTGTAGTGCAAGACCAGATAGATTTTGGAAATCCTATTTTAGTTAAAACTGTTATCTTCAATTGTAAAAACCAAACTAGGCAAACCATCCAATCCAAGCTGATATCAAATTTTGTATTAGCATATGAAAAACATAACGATAAAAGTTTCCGTTTTTTACCTCCACGGTTTTATGAAAAGAAAAACAAAATTACTCCTAATTATGAGATAGGCCTATTTATAGATATCCACTCATCCTACGCATATTACAAAAAAGACGTTTTGAAAAGTTTATCTTCGATGTATGACCAAGATGGATTGTATTTGGGTGTGACACTGGTAAAAAAAGATAAAATAGTCACAATCCCACCAACAAAAGAACATATTGAAATTAAGAAACTGATGGAAGAAACGGGATGGCAAGGTAACAACCAAGCCGAATCAATTCTATCCGCATTACAAGGATTAAAGTCAAAGGTTTCCTCTGGAAAAAAAGAATCTAGAAAACTGTTTTTATTACTCTCCTCTGCTGTAAAAGACAAATCAGGTTCCATCATCATGGCTTTGAATGATCTGCGACATATGGAAATCGAACCCGTTCTATTAATTCCAAATCATTCGGAACTAAGCACCATTAGAGAATTACAAAGGATTGGGAAAGCAAGTAATAGCCGAGTTGTTGGAATTACGGAATACCAAAAGATAGGGACATCCGAAGGTTATGAATACCTCTACTTAAACCAATTCAATGTGTATTCTTCGGTGGAAGAATTGCCGATGCCTTTCAACTGGAATCAAAACCAAATCAAAAAATATGATGCTTCCCTCGTTCGTGCCGCAGTGGATGTGATCACTCCTTATAATCTTTACCTTGCTTACGAAAAAATTTCCGACAAACGTGTATTGGAAAAAGAAGAGATTAAAACCGATTTGGAATATATACTTCGAACGGAATCCAATTCTGACCAAACAGAAAAAGATAGATTCCAAACAGTTCTTGTGGAATCAAAAGGAGAGGCCATTTGGATACAGTTACCTTATGATGTGGTTGTTACCAAAGGAAAAGAATATTTGATCCAAACCACTTTTGTTTTGGATCCGCTTTCCACTTGGGGCGTAAAAAATGCTCCAGCAGAAACGAATTTATATAAAATCAATACAACCTATCCAAAAACGCTTTTGGTAAAACCTTCCCAGGCAAAAAAGTTTTTAGATACAAATAAAATTAGAGAATTTAATGGATATCTGCAAGGGACAGTGAGTGTCATCAAAAAGAAGTAA
- a CDS encoding helix-turn-helix domain-containing protein, which yields MSSKRSKPTSEWISSGSDIQKIRNQWIETSNSSLPMLVIGERGVGKSFWIQKSLEQKNILPNTIIRLDFSYPMPFAESLEKIKSSKQIVTLFIDHITKAKPEEVLLLHQWWKSEKYEEKSKVNLYWEIHSEEVEILNQKNVYADFYDQLKSFRFELPNLKKRISELPLFVSQFLEEANTDLGKKITGIEEEFFVFFKNKTFTRNLSELRDMIFALVGFSSSKQLHWKQIPSHFFENQLSDLEVKPGISLETYEKEIIKANLIYTKGNREKAAKLLGISERNLYRKLHEYHLEDLS from the coding sequence GTGTCATCAAAAAGAAGTAAACCAACTTCCGAATGGATTTCCAGCGGGTCTGATATTCAAAAGATTCGCAACCAATGGATCGAAACTTCTAATTCCAGCTTACCGATGTTAGTCATTGGAGAAAGAGGTGTAGGAAAAAGTTTTTGGATCCAAAAGAGTTTAGAACAAAAAAATATATTACCAAACACAATCATTCGTTTGGATTTTTCGTATCCAATGCCATTCGCCGAATCCTTGGAAAAAATCAAATCATCGAAACAAATAGTTACCCTTTTCATTGATCATATCACAAAAGCAAAACCGGAAGAAGTTTTGTTATTACACCAATGGTGGAAATCAGAAAAATATGAAGAAAAGTCTAAAGTAAATTTATATTGGGAAATTCATTCTGAAGAAGTAGAAATTTTAAACCAAAAGAATGTGTATGCTGACTTCTATGATCAGTTAAAGTCCTTTCGGTTTGAACTTCCCAATCTGAAAAAAAGAATTTCTGAATTACCCTTATTTGTTTCTCAATTTTTAGAAGAAGCAAATACTGATCTCGGAAAAAAAATAACAGGGATAGAAGAAGAGTTTTTTGTATTCTTTAAAAACAAAACGTTTACTAGGAATCTTTCTGAATTACGAGATATGATCTTTGCCCTTGTTGGATTTTCTTCCAGCAAACAATTGCATTGGAAGCAGATTCCTTCCCATTTTTTTGAAAACCAATTGTCTGATTTGGAGGTAAAACCAGGGATTAGTTTGGAAACTTATGAAAAAGAAATCATCAAAGCCAATTTGATTTATACGAAAGGGAATAGAGAAAAAGCTGCCAAATTACTGGGAATTTCTGAAAGAAATTTATATCGCAAATTGCATGAATATCATTTGGAAGATCTTTCTTGA
- the holA gene encoding DNA polymerase III subunit delta codes for METKKSQAREFTSLFQLFKTQTSNLPQFFAYSGEDSYEFELIIDHYKEALSKSSGAYEIILIVSESGEQAKLFAELFTPDMFYPRKLIIVKQAAALFKPILDAKAAQEWKDFASGFRKNITSVSDEIFLIVHYDGKDVPQGLVQLFQGTLNYYKTKFLYPSDYPKVFKEVCDQEQVHFEPNAAEEFIHRIPANVGAYLKSVKKLKQYLHRSKFTIDDVNSVLFSQNELNTNVLVETLVQKRKVDFFKEFTKFGDQNSEILSFLTRLSYKLDEIRKIKVIRARHNGEVPIPIMDELLKTGSYSDARKNFVRKQLVSDSALFTDKTLDLFYDQVIEMNIKFKSGLRDEEGRNYFLQKIMHLFSLLQERSSK; via the coding sequence ATGGAAACAAAAAAATCACAAGCGAGAGAATTTACCTCTCTTTTCCAACTCTTCAAAACCCAGACTAGTAACCTTCCGCAATTTTTTGCCTATTCGGGGGAAGATTCCTATGAATTCGAACTTATCATCGATCATTACAAAGAAGCTCTTTCGAAATCATCAGGAGCCTATGAGATCATTCTGATCGTTTCTGAATCAGGGGAACAGGCAAAACTTTTTGCAGAACTGTTTACTCCTGACATGTTTTATCCTAGAAAACTCATTATAGTCAAACAAGCTGCTGCACTTTTTAAACCCATACTTGATGCAAAAGCCGCACAAGAATGGAAAGACTTTGCCTCTGGTTTTCGCAAAAACATAACCTCTGTTTCCGATGAAATTTTTCTTATTGTTCATTACGATGGAAAAGATGTCCCACAAGGTTTGGTCCAACTTTTCCAAGGAACCTTAAACTATTACAAAACTAAGTTTCTGTATCCAAGCGATTATCCCAAAGTTTTCAAAGAAGTTTGTGATCAGGAACAAGTACACTTTGAACCGAATGCTGCCGAAGAATTCATCCATCGCATTCCTGCCAATGTAGGTGCTTATTTAAAAAGTGTAAAAAAACTCAAACAATACCTACACCGTTCTAAATTTACAATCGATGATGTGAATTCTGTTTTGTTTAGCCAAAATGAACTAAATACAAATGTTCTTGTGGAGACCTTAGTCCAAAAACGTAAGGTAGATTTTTTTAAAGAATTCACAAAGTTTGGAGACCAAAATTCAGAGATCCTTAGTTTCTTAACTAGACTCAGTTACAAACTGGATGAGATTCGCAAAATCAAAGTCATACGGGCAAGGCATAATGGTGAAGTTCCCATTCCGATCATGGATGAACTTTTAAAAACAGGAAGTTATTCTGATGCGAGGAAAAATTTTGTAAGAAAGCAATTGGTTTCTGATTCTGCTTTATTTACGGATAAAACTTTAGATTTGTTTTATGACCAAGTAATTGAAATGAATATCAAATTCAAATCGGGTCTACGCGATGAAGAAGGAAGGAACTACTTTTTACAAAAAATTATGCACCTCTTTTCCTTACTTCAAGAAAGATCTTCCAAATGA
- a CDS encoding Maf family protein: MFILKSTSPRRIQILTDLGFSFQVEPANIDETQIPGEFPLVYLERMVHSKLGDQAEKNNLYLAADTIVVFENEILHKPIDLEDAVRILRTLSGKKHSVFSGAGLRIGTKFDFFYEETKILFKNWKEAEIRDYILRCQPFDKAGSYGIQDENGPVLERVGSYTNVLGFPLRSFFALSSVWLPFWERSITRIS; the protein is encoded by the coding sequence TTGTTTATACTCAAATCGACATCACCAAGACGGATCCAAATACTCACTGATCTTGGATTTTCATTCCAAGTGGAACCAGCAAACATTGATGAAACGCAAATTCCAGGAGAATTCCCTTTAGTTTACTTAGAACGAATGGTTCACTCTAAATTGGGAGATCAAGCTGAGAAAAACAACTTATACCTCGCAGCCGATACCATTGTTGTATTTGAAAATGAAATTTTACACAAACCGATCGACTTAGAAGATGCGGTTCGCATACTCCGAACCCTTTCTGGGAAAAAACATTCAGTCTTTTCTGGAGCAGGTTTACGTATTGGAACAAAGTTTGATTTCTTTTATGAAGAAACAAAAATCTTATTTAAGAACTGGAAGGAAGCTGAGATTCGGGATTATATTTTGAGGTGCCAACCATTTGACAAAGCTGGATCCTATGGAATCCAGGATGAAAATGGCCCGGTATTAGAACGAGTTGGTTCCTATACCAATGTGCTGGGATTTCCCCTCCGAAGTTTTTTTGCACTTTCTTCGGTTTGGTTGCCATTCTGGGAAAGGTCTATTACGCGTATAAGTTGA
- a CDS encoding SDR family NAD(P)-dependent oxidoreductase codes for MNLFDVKGKSILITGASRGIGKTLALGFRDAGAIVYGAGSRPESIEWMAKEGINGVVLDVRNEGAAFEIIGQIRAKHGKLNTLINNAGIATNTPASGFKEEELQNIVQTNYVGVFRNCQAYYKHHKKEGGNIINVASVLGMVGSKLASVYSGTKGAVITLSKALAIEWCNNGYRVNVICPGLIDTEMTDMIKDKEFIMKQVLAGIPMGRLGKPEELLGAAIYLASDSSSYMTGQCIVLDGGLTAQ; via the coding sequence ATGAATTTATTTGATGTAAAAGGAAAATCGATTTTGATCACTGGTGCCAGCCGAGGTATTGGAAAAACTTTGGCATTAGGTTTTAGAGATGCAGGAGCCATTGTCTATGGTGCAGGTTCCAGACCGGAATCTATTGAATGGATGGCCAAAGAAGGAATCAATGGTGTTGTTCTTGATGTACGTAACGAAGGTGCCGCATTTGAAATCATTGGCCAAATCAGAGCAAAACATGGAAAACTCAATACACTCATTAACAATGCAGGGATCGCAACGAACACTCCTGCTTCTGGATTTAAAGAAGAAGAATTGCAAAACATAGTCCAAACAAACTACGTAGGTGTGTTTCGCAATTGTCAGGCATATTACAAACATCACAAAAAAGAAGGCGGAAACATCATCAACGTGGCTTCCGTTCTTGGAATGGTAGGAAGTAAACTTGCATCAGTGTATTCAGGTACGAAAGGCGCTGTCATTACTTTATCCAAAGCCCTTGCCATCGAATGGTGTAACAATGGTTACAGAGTGAATGTCATTTGTCCGGGGCTTATTGATACAGAAATGACTGATATGATCAAAGATAAAGAATTTATCATGAAACAAGTGCTTGCTGGTATTCCTATGGGTAGACTTGGCAAACCGGAAGAGTTACTGGGAGCAGCGATCTATTTGGCATCTGATTCTTCTTCTTATATGACAGGCCAGTGCATCGTTTTGGATGGGGGGCTCACAGCACAATAG
- a CDS encoding L-threonylcarbamoyladenylate synthase yields MILYLHPENPEIRKLKQISDRLKDGAVYIFPTDTVYAIIADAHSKLGVEKIYAIRKLPKDKPLSLMCKDISMASNFIEYLPNSAYRLMKRVTPGPFTFVLKANKNLPKPSVVHHKDKQIGIRIPDHIYLSELLKIHDSPLTSTSAFCDDEFIIDIDDLESIYGNQVDGIIDGGIVKTELSTILQINDDSIDLIREGKGYDLIAGEISG; encoded by the coding sequence ATGATTCTTTATCTCCATCCAGAAAATCCCGAAATCCGAAAACTCAAACAAATTTCGGACAGACTGAAGGATGGAGCCGTGTATATTTTTCCAACTGACACGGTTTATGCGATCATTGCCGATGCTCATTCTAAGCTGGGAGTTGAGAAAATATACGCCATTCGTAAACTTCCCAAAGACAAACCACTTTCTCTGATGTGCAAAGACATTTCAATGGCCTCCAATTTCATTGAATATTTACCAAATTCAGCTTACAGACTGATGAAACGTGTCACACCCGGACCCTTTACCTTCGTTTTAAAGGCCAATAAAAACCTTCCAAAACCTTCAGTGGTTCACCATAAGGATAAACAAATTGGTATTAGAATACCCGATCACATCTACTTAAGTGAACTTTTAAAAATTCATGACTCTCCTCTCACGTCCACTTCTGCCTTTTGTGATGATGAGTTCATAATCGACATTGATGATTTAGAATCTATTTATGGTAACCAAGTGGATGGGATTATAGATGGTGGGATTGTGAAAACAGAACTTTCCACAATTTTACAAATCAATGATGACTCGATTGATTTGATTCGTGAAGGAAAAGGATACGATCTGATTGCCGGAGAAATCTCAGGTTAA